The nucleotide window atttatattttataatattatttatttatttatttattattttgcttattaatttaaaagCATATAAActtgatatatataaatcatacattttatagttactatttaaaaatatatgtatacacattttttttagataggtaacaaaatatatgcatatttaagtatatattaagtaaatataaaaatgtaatattaGTAACAGTAtgttttcatttatatttttgacacgtatatataaatgtatagaatatatatatatataataaaatatataaaacttttaatattatttataaggtaaaataaatatatatgtatatatatagtcCATTATAAGgagaaataaaattatgaatTGTAAAATGCAACCACTCCAATTTATTTAGAGGTatgaaaaacaaaatatacaaataaaatagtCGACAAATGAAAGGATAAATGACAATAACATGTATAttgaagaaataaaaaaaggattcgtaaaaaaaaaaaaaattatataaaaatatatatggaataatatacaatatatatgtatatatttatatatttatttattaaatggtatagaagaaaataatatgtatgtaatttttcttttttgtaattCGTACTTTTAAGAAAATTCTTATTTCTATAAAGAAATGAATTTCGTATAAAAAACATTCCCCCACTTTTTGTGGCTTCACTATTTTTAGAAAGAATTGTTTGTTGATGTCctaattttaataataaactCCTTTTGAAATTATACTTTAATGAATTAGGTAAATGAAATTtatctaaatatataaataatgttatacatataaaaaggaaaagattcatttcatttttataaccacatatacatatatatatagatacatattatttatatgttatatgaATTTTGATAAATACAAGAAAATTCCAaatgtgaaaaaaaaaataaatatataatatattatatatagggagaaaaaaacaaatatattataaaaaaaaaaaaagaattgtgttttatgaattataaattattaaataaaaaataaaaaacaaaacaaaaagaaataaaaaaaattccaaaaaaaaaagaatatattcTATGAATATAGTTATGAACAGATGAAATTCtgaattttatattttaagagtgttataaaaaaaaaaaaaatttattatattatatataatatattatatattcactttatttatatatacaatatatatatatatatatatatataatataatatgacatatgtaatataaatctatattattatatatatcatattatatatttatttataaaattattttctattttattctatcttttttaattttttaacttatctatatatatatatatatatatatatatattacagATTTTTAAATGTGAAAAATGCTTCTTTcacaaatgaaaaaaaaaaaagttttaCATTTCTTCCtttgaagaaaaatatataaaaagaacaatactatttaaaaaataaaataaaacaaatatatatgtaaattaAATTCCATTATGGCAAATATTGATGATATAGAAAAACaaattgaaaatataaaaataaattcagatgataataagaataatgtttccaagaataaaaatagttTATTAAATGGAGTAAATTTGAAAGATCatgaaataaatgataatgtTAAATCTgttcattataataataataatgaaaatgatactatgaatgaaataaataaacatgtcaaaaatgatgaatattgtattaaaggaaatagtaataataataataataataataatttagaTACACAGATAAATGAGActttaaatttaaatgaaaattttgaaaaaaaaaatgaagaaaatttGTGTAGTGGATGCAAAAAAgtattaattaaaaaattaagtTGCCCtatatgtttaaaaaataaaatatttagtTATTTTTGTAGTCAAGAATGTTTTAAGGGTTCTTGGAAAGAACATCAAAAGATAcatgaaaatatgaataaggaaaataatgaaaaagaagatCATTTGAAGACTATAGTTAAAAAACATTTATCACCAGAAAATTTTGATCCTACTAATAGAAAATATTGGGTTTATGATGACCATTTAAAAAACTTtgttaattttaaattcaCAGGAGATGTGCGACCATGGCCTTTATCTAAAATTAATCATGTGCCCTCACATATCGAACGACCTGATTATGCAGTTAGTTCTATTCCAGAATCggaattaatatataagagAAAAAGTGatatttatgtaaataatgaagaagaaatacAAAGAATTAGAGAAGCTTGTATATTAGGAAGAAAAACCTTAGACTATGCTCATACGTTAGTTTCACCAGGAGTTACCACTGATGAAATAGATAGAAAAGTTCACgaatttataattaaaaataatgcATATCCATCAActttaaattattataaatttccAAAATCGTGTTGTACTTCTGTGAATGAAATTGTATGTCATGGGATACCAGATTATAGACCATTAAAATCCGgtgatataataaatattgatATTAGTGTTTTTTATAAAGGTGTACATTCAGATTTAAATGAAACTTATTTTGTTGGAGATATAAATGATGTACCAAAAGAAGGTAAAGAATTAGTAGAGACTTgttatttttctttaatggaagctattaaaaaatgtaaacctggaatgttttataaaaatattggAACTTTAATAGATGCATATgtatcaaaaaaaaacttcTCAGTTGTTCGTTCCTATTCAGGACATGGTGTTGGAAAACTATTTCACAGTAATCCAACCATACctcattttaaaaaaaataaagcaGTAGGTATAATGAAACCAGGTCATGTTTTTACTATTGAACCTATGATTAATCAAGGACATTATAGTGATGTATTATGGCCAGATCAATGGACAAGTGCAACATCAGATGGAAAATTATCAGCTCAGTTTGAACACACTTTATTAATTACTAACAACGGGGTAGAAATTTTGACAAAGCGAACCCAAGATTCACCTCCACTTGGTTTTGATACAAAAGATGAACTATActataattaaatatatacatatgtatatttaattcttataaaaaatgtttcatgataagaaataaaaaaaaatcatttatatatatatatatatatatatatttggataattattcatattttacttcctttttaattaattgGTTTCTTGGCGAACCGAAggaaaacaaaataatttgttttcatcctttatatatatatatatatatatatatatatatacattttttatttatttgttattttaaaattagATCCAAGTGTTTtagatatttatataatttttgaattttttcaattgaattaatatatatatatataatatatatatctttaaaaaaaaaattcatgaacatatttttgtgtgaattatatacatatatatatcaatacaatgatcaaaatatatattggCCCTTCTTTATTTTAGTTTTGTGCATACATCTATATTTTcaaatttatttgtattatatttatttatatctaaAAGTAACTATTCactatattatatatatatgtgcctttttgttttattatttttataatatttcattttttggTTAATAATTCGAACATGTAAAAcatctttttaataatgaaataaaaaataagaaaataaataaattaataaatacatatatatatatatatatatatatatatatatatattgcaCATATTCAGTACTcttcttatatataattaaacGTAAAGAACTATACTATATGTGGATAAAATATCATACAATTGtataaaaaagtataaaGCTGGTTAAttgtatgtataatatatatatatatatatattctttctaattaatttatttaagaaacaattaatgtatatataataatacttaCAGTGTTAaacataattttatatacacacaaaaatattgaaataCGAATTATTGTTCTTATGTGTAAGATGGTATTGTATAACgtgaacaaaatataattatatactCGTCTCCCCctccaaaaaaaaattatatatatatatatatatatatataaaataaaataagtaaacaaaaaaaaaaaataataataaaccATATTCTAGGTAATGCGACgaatataaatgtataaagTTATTTTATAACTGCTTCATTTTTGTGTTATTTGCATTTCagaacatatatatatatatatatatatatatgtatatatttttattttttttttgtttttcatattttattaagactaatatatacttagtacatttattttatctcTAAAATGGAatgattaaaaaaaaagaaaaaaaaaatgaataatgataatgaaaaagCTAATAGAAAGTAATgtaattaaattaaattatgaaaattttttaacaaaatataaattaaattcaGGGAATGAACAGAAGGATTTGAGTGATGAAGAACTGTATGAACATTTCATAATTAATACATTCAATTACTCCAAACCTTTAGGGTGTTTACCCCCAAATATTtctaatataaaagaatattatttagatggaataaatatttttgaagTAATAgattatgtaaatattagTGAACGAATGTATAaatttgaaaatattacaGAGGAAgatgataaagaaaatgaagatgACAGCAAAGAAATTTTCAGCCATTCAGAACCAGACGAAAAACATGATTATGAAATAAAGAgtagaaaaaataataaaagtaacaaaatatcaaataataataaaaaagatggaaataatataaaaagtaataaGTATAGAAGATTCTATcgttttttattatatgatgGAAAGAGTTTTATATACGCATATGAACaagaatataatgaaatattcACGTATCTTGaaagtaataaatatatatatcccaaaattatattatataataaaccTTTAATTCGCCGAGGGgctatattattaaaaaagaatcaagttataattttgtttaaaGGATGTACTGTATCATGTAATGACACGGAAGATAATGAAATAGAAGATTTTCCTATAATATCGGAAAGTAATAACATAAATTCAGGAGTTCATCAAAATATACATGATGATTTATATACTACAAGGAATACATATgacaataaaaatatgacTGATGATTCCCATAATTTAATtagaaaattttattatgcTGATGAAGGTAGggaaaaagaagaatataaaacttattatgaaaatacaAACAATTGTGGTGTATTCAGTAATACGAATCGTTCTAACGAATATTATTCTAGAAGTAATAtgcataataataataattattcatttaatgaatatgcaaatcataattataaatatgatcAGAACcatgttaaaaaaaatacagaatattattataataaagataaaaattGTTATATCACTTCAATagattataataataataataataataataataatagtaataatgaatatccaggaaataattataacaataataataagggtaatcattattattctcataatattcataaCAACCATATGCATGATGCAcataacaataaaaattatattgGTTCAAATAGGTATAATACTGACAAGGcttcatataattattataataatcattataAGAACAAACAACATTATATTGATCCCCAAAggaataattattatacacATGGAATAAATCATGATTATTATTCTAAAGAAAATTATCTGAACAGttttgaatataaaaatcatAATGGTTATAAAGAACCACTTCGAAATTATTCTAACGATCATCCAAGAAACAgttataacaaaaataagtataacatttttaatgAAAACAAACGTAACAGTTCTAACAAAAATGATCATCATATTTCTAACAAAAATAATCGTAATAGTTCTAACAAAAATAATCGTAATAGTTCTAACAAAAATAATCGTAATAGTTCTAACAAAAATAATCGTAGTAGTTCTAACAAAAATAATCGTAGTAGTTCTAAggaatattttaaaaggAATTCTAATAAATTTGATAATGCATATGATAATACATACCATGATAATAATACCAGAGTAAATCATCATAGTGATTTTTctagaaaaaataataatggtttttatagaaataatgataataattacaatAATGAGACTTATGTAAAGAACCATTTTTCTAATGAGGTAAAGCATAATGCAGGCTATCAAAGACTGAGTGATAATTTGGAAAATAGAAATAGAATgaattatgaaaataataataattattattcaaCATATGGACATTCTGATTATAACgttaattataataataagaataatagaaatatacCTTTGAgtaatttaaatgaaaagaataatCATATCCCATctaataattattatacagAAAATTATTTACCAGAAAAAGAAGGTAATAGAAATATACTTAcaaatcaaataaataactATTCAATTAATTCTGTAAACAATAATTTTGAACAAATTAATCCTTCCACGTGTAATTATAATAGGAATAATGTATTTCCATATAATAAGgaagatgataaaaataattttgtcGAAATGAAAAATGTTGAAGAAGAATATCATAACGATAACCAAGAAAGAGCTAGAAGGAATTCAGAAAATAGCAAGAAATTTATCGATTTAACAGAAGGATTTTTTTCTTCAgaattttttcataaatcatatgaatgtaat belongs to Plasmodium reichenowi strain SY57 chromosome 10, whole genome shotgun sequence and includes:
- a CDS encoding methionine aminopeptidase 1b, putative; this translates as MANIDDIEKQIENIKINSDDNKNNVSKNKNSLLNGVNLKDHEINDNVKSVHYNNNNENDTMNEINKHVKNDEYCIKGNSNNNNNNNNLDTQINETLNLNENFEKKNEENLCSGCKKVLIKKLSCPICLKNKIFSYFCSQECFKGSWKEHQKIHENMNKENNEKEDHLKTIVKKHLSPENFDPTNRKYWVYDDHLKNFVNFKFTGDVRPWPLSKINHVPSHIERPDYAVSSIPESELIYKRKSDIYVNNEEEIQRIREACILGRKTLDYAHTLVSPGVTTDEIDRKVHEFIIKNNAYPSTLNYYKFPKSCCTSVNEIVCHGIPDYRPLKSGDIINIDISVFYKGVHSDLNETYFVGDINDVPKEGKELVETCYFSLMEAIKKCKPGMFYKNIGTLIDAYVSKKNFSVVRSYSGHGVGKLFHSNPTIPHFKKNKAVGIMKPGHVFTIEPMINQGHYSDVLWPDQWTSATSDGKLSAQFEHTLLITNNGVEILTKRTQDSPPLGFDTKDELYYN
- a CDS encoding hypothetical protein (conserved Plasmodium protein, unknown function), with product MIMKKLIESNVIKLNYENFLTKYKLNSGNEQKDLSDEELYEHFIINTFNYSKPLGCLPPNISNIKEYYLDGINIFEVIDYVNISERMYKFENITEEDDKENEDDSKEIFSHSEPDEKHDYEIKSRKNNKSNKISNNNKKDGNNIKSNKYRRFYRFLLYDGKSFIYAYEQEYNEIFTYLESNKYIYPKIILYNKPLIRRGAILLKKNQVIILFKGCTVSCNDTEDNEIEDFPIISESNNINSGVHQNIHDDLYTTRNTYDNKNMTDDSHNLIRKFYYADEGREKEEYKTYYENTNNCGVFSNTNRSNEYYSRSNMHNNNNYSFNEYANHNYKYDQNHVKKNTEYYYNKDKNCYITSIDYNNNNNNNNNSNNEYPGNNYNNNNKGNHYYSHNIHNNHMHDAHNNKNYIGSNRYNTDKASYNYYNNHYKNKQHYIDPQRNNYYTHGINHDYYSKENYLNSFEYKNHNGYKEPLRNYSNDHPRNSYNKNKYNIFNENKRNSSNKNDHHISNKNNRNSSNKNNRNSSNKNNRNSSNKNNRSSSNKNNRSSSKEYFKRNSNKFDNAYDNTYHDNNTRVNHHSDFSRKNNNGFYRNNDNNYNNETYVKNHFSNEVKHNAGYQRLSDNLENRNRMNYENNNNYYSTYGHSDYNVNYNNKNNRNIPLSNLNEKNNHIPSNNYYTENYLPEKEGNRNILTNQINNYSINSVNNNFEQINPSTCNYNRNNVFPYNKEDDKNNFVEMKNVEEEYHNDNQERARRNSENSKKFIDLTEGFFSSEFFHKSYECNDVNKNSDIIILDD